Proteins co-encoded in one Bacillus paramycoides genomic window:
- a CDS encoding SWIM zinc finger family protein yields the protein MLQHSITKDEIMMIANEFVQGLDPQQTADQEHVATARHLYRSGVVYNVDFDGYTLSGTVDAEGSVYSVHIPIRNVAESYCDCFAPTQCEHMLAVLLSAASSFGQVGDVLNLFKNNTKPSLPPIRTARQVLQSSAFEETDYKSWQSYFDNEYESFKKEQARLTYKQMYFLMSIFTDFYTKLERKAPRIVVIHELFRLHAALYCFQKLLEEIQDFEANKTYSYHQPVNVVRLFVDKVESIVRDLQSEAIPSESKAILQETARLVHEVFFSTDAYTQERFFIYRHIWSELLHNKEQLHEEEKRIDTKINPLSKALASSHLLFLNDEDLLAMDLLKKQPASVVSLYFYWLEELLNAMKWDRAKNWLSFTYKQVKKTIHEHENTIFIKDIVRLFVIMYETYATHANEQAGFEMILQELLPYSFANYEQYVLAKKQYQTWAELQLLHGFEAIELLKEPLKDIEKEAPEAALPLYHLAAVEAIEERNRKSYRRAVRYLKKLRTLYKRLKRTDEWDTFIIHIANLHSRLRALQEELRKGKLIDDQSN from the coding sequence ATGCTGCAACACTCAATTACGAAAGATGAAATTATGATGATTGCGAATGAGTTCGTTCAAGGACTAGATCCACAGCAAACAGCTGATCAGGAACATGTCGCTACAGCTCGGCACCTATATCGTAGTGGTGTTGTCTACAACGTTGACTTTGATGGTTATACGCTATCAGGAACTGTAGATGCTGAAGGCAGCGTATATAGTGTCCATATCCCGATTCGTAACGTAGCTGAAAGCTATTGCGATTGCTTCGCACCAACGCAATGTGAGCATATGCTCGCTGTATTACTATCTGCAGCGTCTAGTTTCGGGCAAGTAGGAGATGTATTAAATTTATTTAAAAATAATACGAAACCTTCTCTTCCTCCTATTCGAACTGCAAGACAAGTATTGCAATCATCAGCTTTTGAAGAAACCGATTATAAAAGTTGGCAATCATATTTTGATAATGAATATGAATCATTTAAAAAAGAACAAGCTCGGCTTACTTATAAACAAATGTATTTTCTTATGAGTATTTTTACGGACTTCTATACGAAACTTGAGCGGAAGGCTCCGCGTATCGTTGTGATACATGAATTGTTCAGGTTACATGCAGCGCTTTATTGCTTTCAAAAATTATTAGAAGAAATTCAGGACTTCGAAGCAAATAAAACGTATTCTTATCATCAGCCTGTTAACGTCGTTCGCCTATTTGTAGATAAAGTGGAATCCATCGTTCGGGACTTACAATCAGAAGCGATTCCTTCAGAGTCTAAAGCAATTTTACAAGAAACAGCTCGTCTCGTTCACGAAGTATTCTTCTCCACGGATGCCTATACGCAAGAGAGGTTCTTTATTTATCGTCACATATGGAGTGAACTGTTACACAATAAAGAGCAGCTGCATGAAGAAGAAAAACGAATCGATACAAAAATCAATCCACTTTCCAAAGCGTTAGCATCTTCTCATCTACTGTTTTTAAATGATGAAGACCTATTAGCGATGGACTTACTAAAGAAACAACCTGCTTCTGTTGTAAGTCTGTACTTCTATTGGTTAGAAGAGTTGTTAAATGCAATGAAATGGGATCGTGCGAAAAACTGGCTTTCCTTTACGTATAAACAAGTGAAAAAAACGATACATGAGCACGAAAATACAATTTTCATAAAAGATATCGTTCGCTTATTCGTCATCATGTATGAAACGTATGCAACTCATGCAAATGAACAAGCTGGATTTGAAATGATTTTGCAAGAGCTATTACCATATAGTTTCGCAAACTATGAGCAATACGTACTCGCAAAAAAGCAGTATCAAACATGGGCAGAACTTCAGCTCTTACATGGATTTGAAGCAATTGAACTTTTGAAAGAACCGCTGAAAGATATTGAAAAGGAAGCACCAGAAGCGGCACTTCCTCTTTATCACCTTGCTGCCGTAGAGGCCATTGAAGAACGAAATCGCAAATCATATAGACGTGCAGTTCGTTACTTAAAGAAATTACGTACATTATATAAACGATTAAAGCGTACCGATGAATGGGATACCTTCATTATTCACATCGCAAACTTACATTCACGTCTACGTGCACTACAAGAGGAATTACGGAAAGGAAAATTAATCGATGATCAATCAAACTGA
- a CDS encoding NupC/NupG family nucleoside CNT transporter produces MNLLWGIGGVIGVLAIAFLLSSNRKAINWRTILIALALQMSFSFIVLRWDAGKAGLKHAADGVQGLINFSYEGIKFVAGDLVNAKGPWGFVFFIQALLPIVFISSLVAILYHFGIMQKFVSVVGGALSKLLGTSKAESLNSVTTVFLGQTEAPILIKPYLARLTNSEFFTIMVSGMTAVAGSVLVGYAAMGIPLEHLLAAAIMAAPSSLLIAKLIMPETEKVDNNVELSTEREDANVIDAAARGASEGMQLVINVAAMLMAFIALIALLNGLLGWVGSWFDIKLSLDLIFGYLLSPFAILIGVSPGEAIQAASFIGQKLAINEFVAYANLGPHMAEFSAKTNLILTFAICGFANFSSIAIQLGVTGTLAPTRRKQIAQLGIKAVIAGTLANFLNAAVAGMMFL; encoded by the coding sequence ATGAATCTTTTATGGGGAATTGGCGGCGTGATTGGAGTATTAGCAATCGCTTTCTTACTATCTTCCAACCGCAAAGCTATTAATTGGCGCACAATTTTAATCGCGCTAGCATTACAAATGTCATTTTCATTTATCGTATTACGCTGGGATGCCGGAAAAGCAGGTTTAAAACACGCTGCAGATGGCGTTCAAGGATTAATTAATTTTTCTTACGAGGGAATTAAATTCGTTGCTGGGGATTTAGTCAACGCAAAAGGCCCTTGGGGATTTGTTTTCTTCATTCAAGCACTACTTCCAATCGTATTTATTAGTTCATTAGTAGCAATCTTATATCATTTCGGTATTATGCAAAAATTTGTTAGTGTCGTTGGTGGCGCATTAAGTAAACTTCTTGGAACTTCTAAAGCAGAAAGTTTAAACTCAGTAACGACTGTATTTTTAGGACAAACTGAAGCTCCAATCTTAATCAAACCTTACTTAGCACGTTTAACAAATAGTGAATTTTTCACTATTATGGTAAGCGGTATGACAGCTGTTGCCGGATCAGTTCTTGTCGGCTATGCAGCAATGGGTATTCCGTTAGAACACTTATTGGCAGCAGCGATTATGGCAGCTCCATCAAGTCTATTAATTGCGAAACTAATTATGCCAGAAACAGAAAAAGTAGATAATAACGTTGAACTTTCTACAGAACGTGAAGATGCAAACGTTATTGATGCCGCAGCACGTGGTGCCTCTGAAGGTATGCAACTTGTTATTAACGTAGCAGCAATGCTAATGGCTTTCATCGCATTAATCGCTTTATTAAACGGATTATTAGGATGGGTTGGTTCTTGGTTCGATATTAAACTTAGCCTTGATTTAATCTTCGGTTACTTACTATCACCATTTGCAATCTTAATCGGGGTTTCTCCTGGTGAAGCTATACAAGCAGCAAGCTTTATTGGTCAAAAACTTGCAATCAACGAATTCGTTGCGTATGCAAACTTAGGACCACACATGGCAGAGTTCTCTGCAAAAACAAACTTAATCTTAACATTCGCAATCTGTGGATTCGCAAACTTCTCTTCTATCGCAATTCAGTTAGGTGTAACAGGAACATTAGCTCCTACTCGCCGCAAACAAATTGCACAATTAGGGATTAAAGCAGTTATCGCTGGTACATTAGCTAACTTCTTAAATGCAGCAGTTGCAGGTATGATGTTCCTATAA
- a CDS encoding DUF3910 family protein → MNVQAKVDWIGTPKPYIYKDEVTYDATSIDFSLAGDDNRYKLIVLSSEENTHYKLVQYGIKPGSQKPFPIDIPFKKNILPIIEQILHDPYVQAIVKETRL, encoded by the coding sequence ATGAATGTACAAGCAAAAGTAGACTGGATCGGTACACCAAAACCGTATATATATAAAGATGAAGTAACATATGACGCTACTTCCATTGACTTTTCACTCGCTGGTGATGACAATCGTTATAAATTAATTGTGCTCAGTTCTGAAGAAAATACACATTACAAACTTGTCCAATATGGAATCAAACCAGGCTCACAAAAGCCATTCCCTATCGATATTCCATTTAAAAAAAACATTTTACCTATTATAGAACAAATATTACATGATCCATATGTACAAGCGATAGTAAAGGAAACGCGCTTATAA
- a CDS encoding zinc ribbon domain-containing protein, whose translation MSDLQAKFGNGMNKLQEGIEQGKMKLQVAQEVAQLKKITQEKLQAKTEILLELGQTAYMQLRNDEVRIDVLKNMIEPVQELDVAIYNTRKQIANLQKQGQKGQCSCGGPLSLNDKFCGQCGKENELLLQSKNVENGSCTSCGEQIATEATFCPVCGMKQSKE comes from the coding sequence TTGTCAGATTTACAGGCGAAGTTTGGTAACGGTATGAACAAATTGCAAGAGGGAATTGAGCAAGGAAAGATGAAGTTGCAAGTAGCTCAGGAGGTTGCGCAATTAAAGAAAATTACGCAAGAGAAATTACAAGCGAAAACTGAAATTTTGCTTGAACTGGGCCAAACGGCATATATGCAACTCCGCAATGATGAAGTTCGAATAGATGTGTTGAAAAATATGATAGAACCAGTACAAGAGCTGGATGTTGCTATTTATAACACGCGTAAGCAAATTGCTAATTTACAGAAACAAGGACAGAAAGGGCAGTGTAGCTGTGGAGGCCCATTATCATTAAATGATAAATTTTGTGGACAGTGCGGGAAAGAAAACGAGTTACTCCTTCAATCAAAAAATGTTGAAAATGGATCATGTACTTCATGTGGTGAACAAATTGCAACAGAGGCTACATTCTGTCCAGTTTGTGGTATGAAGCAAAGTAAGGAGTGA
- the opuD gene encoding glycine betaine transporter OpuD, which translates to MRKLTKTFIVSLTLCIAFTIWGIIPESIIGKGSLGNVTTAIQTTLVSKFGWFYIISVSIILGVSIFLIVSKYGSIRLGKDDDEPDYSYMTWFAMLFSAGMGIGLVFWGVAEPLNHLYAPPFGEGATEESARLALRFSFFHWGLHPWGLYAFVALCIAYFTFRKGKASTISATVGPLFKGGDHGRIAHLFDVLAVFATVFGVATSLGLGAKQIAGGVSYLTSIPNSLTTQLVIIAIVTVLFMLSAQTGLDKGIKYLSNTNIIFAFALMIIVLFVGPTNFIMNYFTSTIGSYIQELPSMSFRLSPLDEGGNQWIQSWTIFYWAWWIAWSPFVGTFIARVSRGRTIREFVIGVLLVPTIIGALWFSVFGGTGIHMELFGDAHIFEKIKEMGTEVGLFAMFDQMGSFGSALSVLAILLISTFFITSADSATFVLGMLTTHGSLNPPNRIKMIWGIVLAALASILLYVGGLEALQTAAIIAAFPFVFVIFFMMAALFKELQKEGRMKRHK; encoded by the coding sequence ATGAGGAAACTGACAAAAACATTCATCGTTTCATTAACATTATGTATTGCATTTACAATTTGGGGGATTATTCCCGAATCTATTATCGGAAAAGGTAGCTTAGGAAATGTAACAACCGCAATTCAAACTACATTAGTTAGTAAGTTTGGATGGTTCTATATTATTTCCGTGTCTATTATTTTAGGTGTGTCTATCTTTTTAATTGTTTCGAAATACGGTTCTATTCGTTTAGGGAAAGATGATGACGAGCCTGATTATAGTTATATGACATGGTTTGCTATGTTATTTAGTGCTGGTATGGGTATCGGTTTAGTTTTCTGGGGCGTTGCCGAACCATTAAACCATTTATACGCACCTCCGTTTGGGGAAGGTGCAACTGAGGAAAGTGCGCGTCTTGCACTACGCTTTTCATTTTTCCATTGGGGATTACATCCGTGGGGACTATATGCATTTGTAGCGCTTTGTATTGCTTACTTTACTTTTAGAAAAGGAAAAGCTAGTACGATTAGTGCGACAGTAGGACCGTTATTTAAAGGCGGGGACCATGGGCGTATTGCTCACTTATTTGATGTGTTAGCTGTTTTCGCGACTGTATTTGGTGTTGCGACATCATTAGGTCTTGGTGCGAAACAAATTGCCGGTGGTGTTAGTTATTTAACATCTATCCCGAACTCATTAACGACTCAGTTAGTTATTATTGCAATCGTAACAGTATTATTTATGTTATCTGCGCAAACAGGTCTTGATAAAGGAATTAAATATTTAAGTAACACGAATATTATTTTTGCATTTGCACTTATGATCATTGTATTATTTGTGGGTCCAACAAACTTTATTATGAATTACTTCACTTCGACAATCGGTTCTTATATTCAGGAATTGCCAAGCATGAGCTTCCGTTTAAGTCCATTAGATGAAGGCGGAAATCAATGGATTCAATCGTGGACAATTTTCTACTGGGCATGGTGGATCGCATGGTCACCATTCGTAGGTACATTTATTGCTCGTGTTTCACGAGGGCGTACCATTCGTGAGTTTGTTATCGGTGTGCTACTCGTACCGACAATAATTGGCGCCCTTTGGTTCTCTGTTTTCGGCGGTACTGGTATTCATATGGAACTGTTTGGTGATGCACATATCTTTGAAAAAATTAAAGAGATGGGAACAGAAGTAGGATTATTCGCTATGTTTGATCAGATGGGAAGCTTTGGATCGGCTTTATCTGTTCTAGCTATTCTTCTTATTTCTACATTCTTTATTACATCTGCAGATTCTGCGACATTCGTTTTAGGAATGTTAACGACACATGGTAGTTTAAATCCACCAAACCGCATTAAAATGATCTGGGGTATCGTTTTAGCAGCGTTAGCTTCTATCTTATTATATGTAGGTGGATTAGAAGCCTTACAAACGGCAGCTATCATAGCGGCATTCCCATTCGTCTTCGTTATTTTCTTTATGATGGCAGCATTGTTTAAAGAGCTACAAAAAGAAGGGCGTATGAAGCGTCATAAATAA
- a CDS encoding GGDEF domain-containing protein codes for MKDNFYKVLSMWILQILFYFTTVHVTQYEHALIFTIIYVIVNVLFLFLPDKTAFVLFILGTIISVFYLFYQAWLYLWSTSEQWEYIITHFLMAANFFIVYISTHLLKKVIHENKELTERVRTLEQYIGESKLLTRQEFERRQALLIKAMNRRNETGVMIYFDFTSFSKYTKESVMDRVASLLVGTVRADFDLAAKYDNNTLVILLQNTNEAGADIVMNRLKPKMEQWLAAEAIQDITISREQIGNKGQTLL; via the coding sequence GTGAAAGATAACTTCTATAAAGTCCTCTCTATGTGGATTTTACAAATTTTATTTTATTTTACAACCGTACATGTAACGCAATATGAGCATGCTCTCATTTTTACAATCATATATGTAATTGTTAATGTACTATTTCTATTTTTGCCTGATAAAACTGCATTTGTTCTCTTCATATTAGGAACCATTATTTCGGTATTCTACCTATTCTACCAAGCATGGCTTTACTTATGGAGCACATCAGAACAATGGGAATATATTATTACTCACTTCCTAATGGCAGCAAACTTCTTTATCGTATATATCTCCACTCACCTATTAAAGAAGGTTATTCATGAAAATAAAGAATTAACCGAACGTGTGAGAACGTTAGAACAATACATTGGAGAATCGAAATTATTAACAAGACAAGAATTCGAAAGACGACAAGCATTATTAATCAAGGCAATGAATCGTCGTAATGAAACAGGCGTTATGATTTATTTTGACTTCACTTCCTTTAGTAAATATACGAAAGAAAGTGTTATGGATCGCGTAGCTTCATTATTAGTTGGAACGGTAAGAGCTGACTTTGACCTTGCTGCTAAATATGATAATAATACGCTCGTTATTTTATTACAAAACACAAATGAAGCCGGTGCTGACATTGTAATGAACCGCCTAAAACCAAAAATGGAGCAATGGCTTGCCGCTGAAGCAATCCAAGATATAACAATCTCACGCGAGCAAATTGGGAACAAAGGACAGACGTTATTATGA
- a CDS encoding cell wall-binding protein EntA codes for MKKLIGIATAAVFGLGIFTSSANAETVVTTDVLNVRENPTTESKVVGKLLNGNKIDVQNTENGWSKITLDGKDAFVSAEFTKSIYYVTANVLNVRAEANTNSEILGTLKKDDMIETTNQVQNEWLQFEYNGKTAYVHVPFLTGTAPVIEKQEQPAPAKAVAPAKAPAAQAKQAAKPAVKAAETNTPSGGRELTVVATAYTAHPSENGGTYGGRVLTAMGHDLTANPNMKMIAVDPKVIPLGSKVWVEGYGEAIAGDTGGAIKGNRIDILLGSDSAAQKWGRKTVKVKILK; via the coding sequence ATGAAAAAATTAATTGGAATAGCAACAGCAGCAGTTTTTGGTCTTGGGATTTTCACATCATCTGCTAATGCAGAAACTGTTGTAACAACAGACGTACTAAATGTACGCGAAAACCCTACTACTGAATCAAAAGTTGTCGGTAAATTACTAAACGGTAATAAAATAGATGTACAAAATACAGAAAACGGATGGTCAAAAATCACTTTAGATGGTAAAGACGCATTCGTAAGTGCAGAGTTCACAAAAAGCATCTACTACGTAACAGCTAACGTATTAAACGTACGCGCTGAAGCAAACACAAACTCAGAAATTCTTGGGACGCTTAAAAAAGACGATATGATCGAAACAACGAACCAAGTACAAAATGAGTGGTTACAATTCGAATATAACGGGAAAACAGCTTATGTTCACGTTCCTTTCTTAACAGGTACAGCACCTGTTATTGAGAAACAAGAACAACCTGCTCCTGCTAAAGCTGTAGCACCAGCTAAAGCACCTGCAGCACAAGCAAAACAAGCTGCTAAGCCTGCTGTGAAAGCTGCTGAAACTAACACACCTTCTGGTGGTCGTGAGTTAACAGTTGTAGCTACAGCATATACAGCTCATCCGAGCGAAAACGGTGGCACATACGGTGGCCGTGTATTAACTGCAATGGGTCATGACTTAACAGCGAACCCGAACATGAAAATGATCGCTGTTGACCCGAAAGTAATCCCATTAGGATCTAAAGTATGGGTAGAAGGTTACGGAGAAGCTATCGCTGGAGATACTGGCGGTGCAATTAAAGGTAACCGTATCGACATCCTACTTGGATCAGATAGTGCTGCTCAAAAATGGGGCCGCAAAACTGTTAAAGTGAAAATTTTAAAATAA
- a CDS encoding glycosyltransferase family 2 protein — protein MMTLVILLLFLLFCVLVFWISITFSIKYVLIFTAFLFSGLLVYYSFLTLAGLVHRNSKRKDRTLEHYPSVDILIPAHNEGVVIKDTLEAMAKIEYPGKLTVYLLNDNSQDETPEIGDDFDKAYAHIRHIRVPPGEPKGKSRVLNYGLSISDGEYFCVYDADNQPAPHALRMLVEHAETTEDAVGAVGHVRTVNENRNWLTRMISLEFQIFQLLMQSGRWLLFQTGSLTGTNMLLRRSALEELGGYDPYAIAEDAELTLRITQKGYLLPIVPESITWEQEPEHLKILIKQRTRWLQGNLYILEKMFSSLSFFKGKLLVHSLQQVLVYVVFWLFLIISNVWFVIGLLGIFQIQYSIPLLFMWYVAYVTYVSQLFSAQSVERTFTPTNIFISVIMYFTYAQLFTYLFIRSLILYLRAKSKKQVIGWDKTVRFKKDK, from the coding sequence ATGATGACACTCGTTATACTTCTTTTATTCCTTTTATTTTGTGTACTCGTGTTTTGGATCAGCATTACATTTTCGATTAAATATGTACTTATTTTTACGGCCTTTCTATTCTCTGGCTTACTCGTTTACTATTCTTTCTTAACACTCGCAGGTTTAGTTCACCGAAATAGTAAACGAAAAGATCGTACGCTAGAACATTATCCGAGCGTCGACATTTTAATACCTGCCCACAATGAAGGGGTCGTTATTAAAGATACTTTAGAGGCGATGGCGAAGATTGAATATCCAGGTAAACTAACTGTTTATTTATTAAACGATAACTCTCAAGATGAAACACCTGAAATTGGTGACGATTTTGACAAAGCTTATGCTCATATTCGCCATATTCGTGTTCCGCCTGGTGAACCAAAAGGGAAATCACGTGTATTAAACTATGGTCTTAGTATTTCAGATGGTGAATACTTCTGTGTGTATGATGCAGATAACCAACCTGCACCACATGCACTGCGAATGCTTGTAGAACATGCTGAAACAACCGAAGATGCTGTTGGGGCTGTTGGTCACGTTCGTACTGTAAATGAAAACAGAAACTGGTTAACACGAATGATTTCATTGGAATTTCAAATCTTCCAGCTCCTTATGCAATCCGGACGCTGGTTACTCTTCCAAACAGGTTCACTAACAGGAACAAACATGCTTCTTCGTCGCTCTGCATTAGAAGAACTTGGTGGCTATGATCCTTATGCAATTGCAGAAGACGCTGAATTAACATTACGTATTACACAAAAGGGCTATCTCTTACCAATCGTACCGGAATCGATTACATGGGAACAAGAACCTGAACATTTAAAAATCCTAATTAAGCAGCGTACACGTTGGCTCCAAGGAAACTTGTACATTTTAGAAAAAATGTTTTCTTCATTAAGTTTCTTTAAAGGAAAACTTCTCGTCCATTCCTTACAACAAGTTTTAGTATATGTTGTATTTTGGCTATTCTTAATCATTTCGAACGTTTGGTTTGTAATTGGGTTACTCGGGATATTCCAAATTCAATATAGCATTCCGCTACTATTTATGTGGTATGTCGCATATGTTACATATGTTTCTCAATTATTTAGTGCCCAGAGTGTGGAACGAACCTTTACACCAACTAATATTTTTATTAGTGTAATCATGTATTTTACGTACGCACAGCTCTTTACGTACTTATTCATTCGTAGCTTAATTTTATACTTACGTGCAAAGAGCAAGAAACAAGTCATTGGCTGGGATAAAACAGTTCGATTCAAAAAAGATAAATAA
- a CDS encoding zinc ribbon domain-containing protein, producing the protein MKFCGKCNKQVADHLNFCPECGTKVEVVADQTASSRSDIQREIKPVKSKRNIVLLIGFVIIFAILFGAYKFGASKFSKEKQVNVMIEAFQKKDVNAIDEFVKVDDPSLKIKAEDIKGYIRYLKENPSYNKELLSYLQRETVDQKLASDKASFKDGQIIEDGKEWFLYPKYKLNMKSYYMNVSTTAKSAEIYVNDKKETELSNDKTSKEIGPYFSGSYVVKAKAKTELTELETEKEVDLADEKESKVDVKLSLEGNYVTISSDENDATVFVNGKKRGKLSRGSYKLGPVPADETVEVHLEKNAEYGVIKSESIKVGDQSTYYLKFPKETSSSAVGDFVRNHIYDNVRAIALNDFSLIENNYDKSGKSYKEDRDYIQYLHKKGITEDLLTMEIRNVERQSATKYKVTTYEEYHIRYGDGSVKFKSFNNDHIVTVNGNGKILYHSLGANNTLKSEEVSGPTR; encoded by the coding sequence TTGAAGTTTTGCGGGAAATGTAATAAACAAGTTGCGGATCATTTGAATTTTTGTCCGGAGTGTGGAACTAAGGTAGAGGTAGTTGCTGACCAAACAGCTTCTTCTCGTTCAGACATACAACGAGAAATAAAGCCAGTGAAAAGTAAGAGAAATATAGTGTTACTTATAGGATTTGTTATTATCTTTGCTATATTGTTTGGTGCCTATAAATTTGGTGCAAGCAAGTTTTCAAAAGAAAAACAGGTCAATGTTATGATTGAAGCATTCCAAAAGAAAGATGTGAATGCAATTGATGAGTTTGTAAAAGTAGATGATCCAAGCTTGAAAATTAAAGCTGAAGATATTAAGGGGTACATCCGTTATTTAAAAGAAAATCCTTCTTATAATAAAGAACTGCTATCTTATTTACAGAGAGAGACAGTTGATCAAAAACTAGCAAGTGATAAAGCATCATTTAAAGATGGTCAAATTATAGAGGACGGAAAAGAATGGTTCTTATATCCGAAGTATAAACTTAACATGAAATCTTATTATATGAATGTAAGCACAACTGCCAAAAGTGCTGAAATATATGTGAATGATAAAAAAGAGACAGAGTTATCAAATGATAAAACTTCAAAAGAAATTGGTCCATATTTCTCTGGTTCTTACGTTGTAAAGGCAAAAGCGAAGACGGAACTAACTGAGTTAGAAACAGAAAAAGAAGTGGACTTGGCAGATGAAAAAGAGTCGAAGGTGGATGTTAAATTATCATTAGAAGGAAACTATGTAACCATTTCTTCTGATGAAAATGATGCAACTGTATTTGTCAATGGTAAGAAGCGCGGGAAGTTGAGCCGTGGAAGTTATAAACTTGGTCCTGTACCGGCAGATGAAACAGTAGAGGTACATTTAGAGAAAAACGCTGAATATGGTGTCATTAAATCTGAAAGCATCAAAGTGGGAGACCAAAGTACATACTACTTAAAATTCCCGAAAGAAACATCAAGCTCAGCGGTGGGTGATTTTGTACGAAATCATATTTATGATAATGTACGTGCGATAGCATTAAATGATTTTAGTCTAATTGAAAATAATTATGATAAGAGCGGGAAATCGTATAAGGAAGACCGTGATTATATACAATATTTACACAAAAAAGGAATTACTGAAGATTTATTAACAATGGAAATTCGTAATGTAGAGCGTCAAAGTGCTACGAAATATAAAGTAACGACATATGAAGAGTATCATATTCGTTACGGTGATGGATCTGTGAAGTTCAAAAGTTTTAATAATGACCATATCGTTACTGTTAATGGAAATGGAAAGATATTGTACCATTCTCTTGGAGCGAATAATACGCTTAAGTCAGAGGAAGTATCTGGTCCGACTCGCTAA